A region of Coregonus clupeaformis isolate EN_2021a unplaced genomic scaffold, ASM2061545v1 scaf0954, whole genome shotgun sequence DNA encodes the following proteins:
- the LOC121570037 gene encoding calpain-7, with product MDCTALEHDAVKFAKTAVICDQNGKYNEAVFYYKEAAQALIYAGMAGSKLEGIQDKVNEYLDRVQALHNAVQAQSSDPLKSKQQVDLERAHFLVTQAFEEDEKGNGDEAIELYTQAVELCIQTSNDTTDQGLQGKLKQLARQALDRAEGLKESQSASPLAQSPQDRPGPSGAKPSGGPCPVRQFFPLGPDFSLQDRPQPVRPVQSSEPQGQRYTSEEIEVLRSTSKINSIPFVPFMSVDLKERFAFPVPFSDKLGKLALSPKQKTIFSRWVRPDEICNNPTMILSVSSFSIKQTVVSDCSFVASLAISAAYERRYNKKLITSIIYPQNRRGEPEYNPCGKYMVKLHINGVPRKVIIDDFLPCGQNGELLCSYSSNRNELWVSLIEKAYMKVMGGYDFPGSNSNIDLHALTGWIPERIAMHSDNQSFSKDDTFRMLYQRFHRGDVLITTATGVMTEEEGERWGLVPTHAYAVLDIREHKGKRFLQLKNPWSHLRWKGRFSERDEKNWTPELLKYLNFDPKTAQKFDNGVFWITFEDLCQYYDVIYLSWSPALFRESSCIHSSWDGKQGPVKDAYSLANNPQYQLEVTCPAGGTAVWVLLTRHITDKDDFAQNREFITLVVYKTEGKKVYYPADPPPYIDGIRINSPHYLTKMRLTSAGTHTFTLVVSQYEKQNTINYTLRVYSGCKFSFSKIPTPFTHTKRINGQWKGLSSGGCGNYKDSYKHNPIYQFNLERPGPMLIELRGSRQYSVGFEMVTVSTVVEPGPAGLPKRNSGDYRCGFCYMEADHVPCWHLHVIPTTFLPKQEGPFFLDFSSATPLKVSQLQ from the exons ATGGATTGCACGGCACTGGAGCACGATGCAGTTAAATTTGCTAAAACTGCTGTCATCTGCGACCAGAATGGAAAATACAACGAGGCTGTCTTCTATTATAAG GAGGCGGCGCAAGCCCTGATCTACGCCGGCATGGCAGGGTCTAAACTGGAGGGCATCCAGGATAAAGTCAATGAGTACCTGGACCGGGTTCAGGCCCTGCACAATGCTG TTCAAGCTCAAAGTAGCGACCCTCTGAAGAGCAAGCAGCAGGTGGATCTGGAGCGGGCCCACTTCCTGGTCACACAGGCCTTTGAGGAGGATGAGAAGGGCAATGGGGACGAGGCCATCGAACTCTACACACAGGCCGTGGAACTCTGCATCCAGACG TCTAATGATACGACAGACCAGGGGCTGCAGGGCAAACTGAAGCAGCTGGCTCGTCAGGCCCTCGATAG GGCGGAGGGGCTGAAGGAGTCCCAGTCCGCCAGTCCCTTAGCCCAGTCGCCACAGGACAGGCCGGGGCCCTCAGGGGCCAAACCCAGTGGGGGGCCTTGCCCCGTCAGACAGTTCTTCCCCCTGGGGCCTGACTTCTCCCTCCAGGACCGCCCCCAGCCAGTCAGGCCGGTCCAATCCAGCGAGCCGCAAGGCCAGCGCTACACCTCAGAGGAGATAGAGGTGCTCAG GAGCACGTCCAAGATCAACAGCATTCCCTTTGTCCCCTTCATGAGCGTGGACCTGAAGGAGAGATTTGCCTTTCCTGTTCCATTCTC GGACAAACTAGGCAAGCTGGCCCTGTCTCCCAAGCAGAAAACCATCTTCTCCCGCTGGGTTCGCCCTGACGAGATCTGCAATAACCCCACCATGATATTATCTGTATCCAGCTTCAGCATCAAACAG ACGGTGGTGTCTGACTGCTCATTCGTGGCGTCATTAGCCATCAGCGCTGCCTATGAGCGACGCTACAACAAGAAGCTCATCACCAGCATCATCTACCCCCAGAACCGGCGGGGGGAGCCAGAGTATAACCCCTGTGGGAAGTACATGGTGAAGCTTCACATCAACGGTGTGCCCAGGAAG GTCATTATAGACGACTTCCTTCCATGTGGTCAGAATGGAGAGCTGCTGTGTTCCTACTCCAGCAACAGGAACGAGCTGTGGGTCTCCCTCATAGAGAAGGCCTACATGAAGGTCATGGGAGGCTACGACTTCCCTGGATCCAACTCG AACATCGATCTGCACGCACTCACTGGCTGGATCCCAGAGCGTATCGCCATGCATTCAGACAATCAATCGTTCAGCAAGGACGACACCTTCCGCATGCTCTACcagag GTTTCACCGAGGCGACGTCCTAATCACCACGGCAACGGGGGTGATGACAGAGGAGGAGGGCGAGAGGTGGGGCCTTGTGCCAACGCATGCCTACGCTGTCCTGGATATCCGGGAGCACAAA GGGAAGCGGTTCCTGCAGCTGAAGAACCCGTGGAGCCACCTGAGGTGGAAAGGCCGCTTCAGTGAACGGGACGAGAAAAACTGGACCCCAGAACTTCTCAAATACCTCAACTTTGACCCCAAGACCGCACAGAAGTTTGATAACGGCGTGTTCTGGATCACGTTTGAGGACCTGTGCCAGTACTATGATGTCATCTACCTGAGCTGGAGCCCCGCCCTGTTCAGAGAGTCTTCCTGTATCCACAG TAGCTGGGATGGGAAGCAGGGCCCGGTGAAGGATGCCTACAGCCTGGCCAACAACCCTCAGTACCAGCTGGAGGTGACCTGTCCTGCAGGGGGCACTGCTGTCTGGGTGCTGCTTACCAGACACATCACTGACAAG GACGACTTTGCACAAAATCGGGAGTTCATCACCTTGGTGGTTTACAAGACCGAGGGAAAGAAAGTTTACTACCCTG CGGACCCTCCCCCCTACATAGATGGGATCAGGATCAACAGCCCCCACTACCTGACCAAGATGAGACTAACCAGCGCtggaacacacaccttcacactgGTGGTGTCACAGTACGAGAAGCAGAACACCATCAACTACACCCTGAGG GTGTACTCTGGATGCAAGTTCTCCTTCTCCAAGATCCCAACGCCCTTCACTCATACCAAACGG ATCAATGGCCAGTGGAAGGGGCTGAGTTCAGGGGGCTGTGGGAACTACAAGGACTCGTACAAGCACAACCCAATCTACCAGTTTAACCTGGAGCGCCCAGGACCCATGCTCATAGAGCTACGAGGCTCCAG GCAGTACAGTGTGGGCTTTGAGATGGTGACCGTGTCCACTGTAGTAGAGCCAGGGCCTGCAGGCCTTCCGAAGAGGAACAGTGGAGACTACAG
- the LOC123486021 gene encoding uncharacterized protein LOC123486021 gives MKQEYQDLILQECGAKALRVGAKIQTLWSGYGQIVRIHLEGCDRPSVVVKHVTFPKEAEHPGGWNTDLSHMRKVRSYQVETHWYQNYSTNDGCRMPACLAACSYGDEQLIVLEDLDVVGFDQRRTSVTDTEMRACLSWLAHFHGLFLGVVPEGLWPVGTYWHLETRPDELDAMDDAQLKAAARGIDRILNECRFKTIVHGDAKLANFCFSGSGQGVAAVDFQYVGGGCGMKDVVYLLEEIEEKQLEKRVPGLLDYYFTELRASVTKQVDFAVLEKEWRDMFAFAWTDFHRFLLGWMPGHRKINRYTKQLTKEVLRKLKQ, from the coding sequence ATGAAACAAGAATATCAGGACCTTATTCTGCAGGAGTGTGGTGCAAAGGCGCTGCGTGTTGGTGCCAAAATCCAGACGCTGTGGAGCGGCTATGGCCAGATTGTGAGGATCCATTTAGAAGGCTGTGACCGCCCCTCGGTCGTTGTCAAACATGTAACGTTCCCAAAGGAGGCCGAGCACCCTGGAGGCTGGAACACAGACCTGTCTCACATGCGCAAGGTGAGGTCCTACCAAGTGGAGACGCACTGGTACCAGAACTACTCCACCAATGATGGCTGTCGGATGCCAGCCTGTCTGGCTGCTTGTTCATACGGGGACGAACAGCTGATAGTTCTGGAGGACCTGGATGTGGTGGGCTTCGACCAAAGAAGAACCAGCGTTACGGATACAGAGATGAGGGCCTGCCTCAGCTGGCTGGCCCACTTCCATGGCCTCTTCCTGGGGGTGGTGCCGGAGGGGCTGTGGCCCGTAGGTACCTATTGGCACCTGGAAACACGCCCTGACGAGCTGGATGCCATGGACGACGCCCAGCTTAAAGCAGCTGCCAGGGGGATTGACAGGATCCTCAATGAATGCCGCTTCAAGACCATCGTTCACGGAGATGCCAAACTAGCTAACTTCTGCTTCTCTGGGAGTGGGCAGGGTGTGGCGGCAGTGGACTTTCAGTACGTGGGTGGAGGCTGTGGGATGAAGGATGTTGTCTACCTCCTAGAGGAAATAGAGGAGAAACAGCTTGAAAAGAGGGTTCCCGGCCTGCTGGACTACTACTTCACAGAACTGAGGGCATCAGTGACCAAGCAGGTGGACTTTGCTGTCCTGGAGAAAGAGTGGAGGGATATGTTTGCCTTTGCCTGGACAGACTTCCATCGTTTTCTCCTGGGATGGATGCCAGGACACCGGAAGATCAACAGATACACTAAGCAGCTGACTAAAGAGGTGCTGAGGAAACTGAAACAGTGA